In Zygosaccharomyces rouxii strain CBS732 chromosome F complete sequence, a single window of DNA contains:
- a CDS encoding uncharacterized protein (similar to uniprot|P41903 Saccharomyces cerevisiae YJR019C TES1 Thioesterase peroxisomal acyl-CoA thioesterase), which translates to MSSIADIEEILELKPLGNKRFVSKTLSVPPPGARGTFGGELIAQALLAALHTVPYNFVPCSLHAYFVTAGSSDIYLEYQVEDIRKGRSFIHQEVKCYQGSRLVYWTAILWTLEKPVSEDALHHYKKLSPRQLAPLESMKSGADLYQSQLAGTENFSKNYLKSFQVGPVDYRFPSDMFMPDGPKNRVGYYVRVRAPITRDCHSKHGGSVNPRNDLRYNYVALAYLSDLYFLYTSRTFQGQPLFEKYSRTVSLDHSIHFHGLPVVNDWLFFEIRHPRSANQRNLVQGEYYNASTREILASTTQEGATLYLYKDVKSKL; encoded by the coding sequence ATGAGTAGCATAGCGGATATTGAAGAGATTCTAGAGCTCAAACCCTTGGGTAACAAGAGGTTTGTATCCAAGACCTTGTCGGTCCCCCCACCGGGTGCCAGAGGTACATTTGGAGGCGAGCTGATTGCTCAGGCGTTGCTAGCAGCGTTACATACAGTACCGTATAATTTCGTACCGTGTTCACTACATGCATATTTTGTGACTGCTGGTAGCTCTGATATCTATCTTGAATATCAAGTGGAAGACATTAGAAAGGGCAGATCGTTTATTCACCAAGAAGTTAAATGTTATCAAGGTTCAAGATTAGTCTATTGGACTGCGATTCTTTGGACGTTGGAAAAGCCAGTCAGTGAGGATGCCTTACATCATTACAAAAAACTGTCACCTCGTCAATTGGCTCCATTGGAGTCCATGAAATCTGGTGCTGATCTTTATCAAAGTCAACTTGCTGGCACGGAGAACTTTAGTAAAAATTACttgaaaagttttcaaGTGGGGCCTGTTGATTATCGTTTCCCGTCAGATATGTTTATGCCTGACGGTCCCAAGAATCGAGTTGGTTATTACGTTCGTGTTAGAGCTCCAATTACTAGAGATTGCCATAGTAAGCACGGCGGATCTGTGAACCCAAGAAACGATTTACGCTATAACTACGTGGCATTGGCTTACCTTTCGGACCTCTATTTCTTATACACCTCTCGTACGTTCCAGGGCCAACctttatttgaaaaatactCGAGAACCGTTTCTCTAGATCACAGTATCCATTTCCACGGTTTGCCTGTTGTGAATGATTGGctattctttgaaattcgCCATCCAAGAAGCGCTAATCAGAGAAATTTAGTCCAGGGCGAATACTACAATGCGTCGACTCGTGAAATTCTCGCTTCCACGACGCAAGAAGGTGCTACGCTCTATCTTTACAAGGATGTTAAATCTAAATTGTAG
- a CDS encoding alkene reductase (similar to uniprot|Q03558 Saccharomyces cerevisiae YHR179W OYE2 Widely conserved NADPH oxidoreductase containing flavin mononucleotide (FMN) homologous to Oye3p with slight differences in ligand binding and catalytic properties may be involved in sterol metabolism), producing MPAYKFTNRVHPIPLGHTNLFEPIEVGDMKLAHRVVMAPLTRLRATKYAPNGELAPEYYAQRAQRPGTLIITEASYPAPQFGGYVNAPGLWAKEHWDVWREVFKRVHEKKSFIYVQLWNMGRQAPPAVLKADGLRYDSASDGVYMDKNSEEEAIKSNNPQHGLTKDEIKQYVKDFVRASKESVENGADGVEIHSANGYLLNQFLDPGSNKRTDEYGGSIENRARFTLEVVDAVVDAIGPEKTAVRFSPYGKFGSMSGGSAPEIVAQYAYVFGELERRAKQGKRLSYIHLVEPRVTHPGLLEGQGEYDEGSNDFIYSIWKGVVLRAGNLALHPEVVKEWVKFPRTLICYGRFFISNPDLVDRLEKGLPLTEYDRDNFYTHGAEGYTDYPNYSECVKEGYQKDL from the coding sequence ATGCCCGCTTACAAGTTCACCAATAGAGTTCATCCAATACCACTCGGTCATACCAACCTTTTCGAACCTATTGAGGTTGGGGATATGAAGTTGGCACATCGTGTCGTTATGGCTCCATTGACTAGGTTGAGAGCTACCAAATATGCCCCAAACGGCGAATTGGCTCCAGAGTACTACGCTCAAAGAGCTCAAAGACCAGGTACCTTGATTATTACCGAGGCATCATATCCAGCACCTCAATTTGGTGGTTATGTTAATGCACCAGGTTTATGGGCCAAAGAACATTGGGATGTCTGGAGAGAAGTCTTCAAACGTGTGcatgaaaaaaaatcttttatctACGTTCAATTGTGGAATATGGGTAGACAAGCTCCGCCTGCAGTTTTGAAGGCAGATGGCCTTCGTTACGATTCTGCATCTGACGGCGTATATATGGATAAGAATTCCGAAGAGGAAGCCATTAAATCGAATAATCCACAACATGGTTTGACGAAGGATGAAATTAAGCAATACGTTAAAGATTTCGTTAGAGCCTCTAAGGAAAGTGTTGAAAATGGTGCTGATGGTGTAGAAATTCACAGTGCTAATGGCTATCTGCTTAACCAGTTTTTAGATCCTGGCTCCAACAAGAGAACCGATGAATACGGTGGTTCTATTGAAAATCGTGCTCGTTTTACCTTGGAAGTTGTTGATGCAGTCGTTGATGCAATTGGTCCTGAAAAGACTGCAGTTCGTTTCTCTCCATATGGTAAGTTCGGCTCTATGTCTGGTGGTAGTGCTCCAGAAATTGTGGCGCAATATGCCTACGTATTTGGTGAACTAGAACGTAGAGCTAAGCAAGGTAAGCGTTTGTCCTACATTCATTTAGTCGAACCTCGTGTTACTCATCCAGGTTTACTGGAAGGTCAAGGCGAATACGATGAAGGTTCTAATGATTTCATTTATTCTATTTGGAAAGGTGTAGTGCTTCGTGCTGGTAACTTGGCACTACATCCAGAAGTGGTTAAGGAATGGGTTAAATTTCCACGTACATTGATTTGTTATGGTCGTTTCTTCATTTCTAACCCCGATCTGGTAGATCGTCTAGAAAAGGGTTTACCTTTGACTGAGTACGATAGGGACAACTTCTACACTCATGGTGCAGAAGGATACACTGATTATCCAAACTACTCTGAATGCGTTAAAGAAGGATATCAGAAGGATTTATAA
- the LSC2 gene encoding succinate--CoA ligase (GDP-forming) subunit beta (highly similar to uniprot|P53312 Saccharomyces cerevisiae YGR244C LSC2 Beta subunit of succinyl-CoA ligase which is a mitochondrial enzyme of the TCA cycle that catalyzes the nucleotide-dependent conversion of succinyl-CoA to succinate), protein MLSAISKRCCQRTTLAAAKVQTRNLSIHEYRSSQLLRDYGVGTPRGEAADNASDALKIAQNLKSDKLVVKAQALTGGRGKGHFDSGLQSGIHIISKPEQAQDLASQMLKHRLITKQSGEKGKPVSAVYVVECVNAAHESYLSILMDRSTKKILIICSSEGGMNIEEVAKSNPDAIKKFYITPSEGITEETARQVGASLGFSKEAEAEAADAVTKLYKIYTERDATQIEINPLSEVIGDANHKVMCMDAKFGFDDNASFRQQEVYSWRDVSQEDPDEVLAKQSDLNFVKLQGNIGCLVNGAGLAMATMDVIKLYGGDPANFLDCGGGATPETIKKAFELILSNKKVDAIFVNIFGGIVRCDYVAEGLVNAAKELGVDVPIIARLQGTNLEEGQAIIEKSGFKIFSFEELDPAAERAVALATEHRAGKV, encoded by the coding sequence ATGTTGTCAGCTATCAGTAAACGTTGTTGTCAAAGAACTACATTGGCTGCCGCTAAGGTTCAAACTAGAAACCTTTCCATTCACGAATACCGTTCATCTCAATTGTTGAGAGATTATGGTGTCGGTACTCCTCGTGGTGAGGCTGCTGATAATGCATCTGATGCATTAAAAATTGCCCAAAACTTAAAGTCCGATAAATTGGTCGTTAAGGCACAAGCATTGACTGGTGGTAGAGGTAAAGGTCATTTCGATAGTGGTTTACAAAGTGGTATCCACATTATCTCTAAGCCAGAACAAGCCCAAGACTTGGCAAGCCAAATGTTGAAACACAGATTAATCACCAAACAAAGTGGTGAAAAGGGTAAGCCTGTCAGTGCTGTTTACGTTGTCGAATGTGTCAATGCTGCCCATGAATCCTACTTATCCATCCTTATGGATAGATCTAccaagaagattttgatcATCTGTTCCAGCGAAGGTGGTATGAACATCGAAGAAGTCGCAAAATCTAACCCTGATGctattaaaaaattttacATCACTCCATCTGAAGGTATTACTGAAGAAACCGCTAGACAAGTCGGTGCTTCTCTAGGTTTCAGTAAGGaagctgaagctgaagctgCAGATGCAGTCACTAAGctttacaagatttacaCCGAAAGAGATGCTactcaaattgaaattaaccCATTGAGTGAAGTTATCGGTGATGCTAATCACAAGGTTATGTGTATGGATGCCAAGTTTGGATTCGATGACAACGCTTCATTTAGACAACAAGAAGTTTACAGTTGGAGAGATGTTTCTCAAGAAGATCCTGATGAAGTTCTCGCTAAGCAATCCGATTTGAACTTCGTTAAATTGCAAGGTAACATCGGTTGTTTGGTTAATGGTGCTGGTTTGGCCATGGCTACTATGGATGTTATTAAGTTGTACGGTGGTGATCCAGCCAACTTCTTAGattgtggtggtggtgctaCTCCAGAAACCATCAAGAAGGCATTCGAATTGATTTTGTCAAACAAGAAGGTCGATGCCATCTTTGTTAACATCTTCGGTGGTATTGTTAGATGCGATTACGTGGCTGAAGGTTTGGTCAACGCCGCTAAAGAATTAGGTGTTGACGTTCCAATTATTGCTCGTTTGCAAGGTACCAACTTAGAGGAAGGTCAAGCcatcattgaaaagagtgGTTTCAAGATCTTCTCTTTCGAAGAATTAGACCCTGCTGCAGAAAGAGCCGTTGCTTTGGCTACTGAACACAGAGCTGGTAAGGTTTAA
- the GIR2 gene encoding Gir2p (similar to uniprot|Q03768 Saccharomyces cerevisiae YDR152W GIR2 RWD domain containing protein of unknown function), producing the protein MDYQEEQNQELEVLESIYPDELQVMKRTYPDVHFRILLKLELPIEDLSILTKEHSIEVDFHLPANYPDEAPIIALHPVETSLAGYEDSKSKEDEEQAYDDHGNKIVSRLHDNANSIHFDSYIPELQVQIEEHIKDDMLLGMQMCFALLTSIKDHCESWFQEQFENLEKEHERELQEREKEEQRKFLGTAVTPKSFLEWRAKFRKEFKIDERDSSRRSLMHHGRLTGRQIFEEGLAGEEEEEEPNGEVDQLGNKLKKSI; encoded by the coding sequence atggaTTATCAGGAGGAACAGAATCAAGAACTGGAAGTTTTAGAATCCATTTATCCCGATGAGTTACAAGTGATGAAACGCACATATCCCGATGTGCATTTTCGAATCTTATTGAAGTTAGAACTACCAATTGAAGATCTGAGCATATTGACCAAAGAACACAGTATTGAAGTTGATTTCCATCTTCCGGCCAATTATCCCGATGAAGCTCCAATAATTGCATTACACCCTGTAGAAACATCACTGGCGGGTTATGaagattcaaaatcaaaagaagatgaagaacaagcTTATGACGATCATGGTAACAAAATCGTATCTCGTCTACATGATAATGCTAATAGTATTCATTTTGATAGTTACATCCCTGAATTACAAGTacaaattgaagaacaCATCAAGGATGATATGTTGTTAGGAATGCAAATGTGTTTTGCCCTATTGACCTCAATCAAAGATCATTGTGAATCTTGGTTTCAAGAACAATTCGAAAACTTAGAAAAGGAACACGAAAGGGAATTGCAAGAACgtgaaaaggaagaacaACGTAAATTTTTAGGTACAGCTGTTACGCCAAAATCATTTTTAGAATGGAGAGCTAAGTTCCGCAAAGAgttcaaaattgatgaaagagaCTCGAGCAGAAGATCACTCATGCACCATGGCAGACTCACAGGACGTCAAATATTCGAAGAAGGTCTTGCTggggaagaagaagaagaggaaccaAACGGCGAAGTGGATCAATTGGGTAATAAACTCAAGAAGAGCATCTAG
- the RPA14 gene encoding DNA-directed RNA polymerase I subunit RPA14 (similar to gnl|GLV|CAGL0E01155g Candida glabrata CAGL0E01155g and weakly similar to YDR156W uniprot|P50106 Saccharomyces cerevisiae YDR156W RPA14 RNA polymerase I subunit A14), whose amino-acid sequence MLRGTRRPGFAASNPLNSPIVAHTNGTPQHVSRDEMLQFLERFISEKETLGGDQALGTDAASSDISLSSALSQLKRVQRDFQGLPPSALEEGGDSNAESKATETKSAAGGTKTTFED is encoded by the coding sequence ATGTTGAGAGGTACCAGAAGACCAGGATTTGCCGCTAGTAATCCACTAAACTCCCCTATAGTGGCGCATACCAATGGTACGCCACAGCATGTCTCTAGGGATGAGATGCTACAATTTCTAGAGAGATTTATAAGTGAAAAGGAAACGCTGGGGGGCGATCAAGCATTGGGTACAGATGCCGCATCGTCTGATATCAGTCTGTCAAGTGCATTATCACAGCTGAAAAGAGTTCAGAGAGACTTTCAAGGTTTACCACCTTCCGCATTGGAGGAAGGCGGTGACTCCAATGCAGAAAGTAAAGCTACAGAAACCAAGAGTGCTGCAGGTGGCACCAAAACAACATTTGAGGATTAG
- the ENT5 gene encoding Ent5p (highly similar to uniprot|Q6Q5U2 Saccharomyces cerevisiae YDR153C ENT5 Protein containing an N-terminal epsin-like domain involved in clathrin recruitment and traffic between the Golgi and endosomes associates with the clathrin adaptor Gga2p clathrin adaptor complex AP-1 and clathrin): MDNLSKKIQNLGIHDFRNAARFAQNMIVQYEPYQVDVRRATNTDSWGPTPKHLEKVLRNRYQVPMYLITEYTLKRLIDHIATRPKNFYEKARKEYVNYGSEWRVVLKCLTVVEYLLLNVSDGDELNQVRSCLTTHKHILSREVLEYRVKFSNDGKMEVHERGIKKKCEFIIQMLEDSQFLKRERQKHVKNHLKIRQQQEQAFYNANAISASSTAGDLDYVDDEGFSDEDADDAADAEVSASHAGRRRTNMEEQRRQRREILRERIKNSEEQRKKQQQPQPGVPDLIDFDFDQPSPSQPASSSASSTTHGNGTTSTNSNDDDDDDFGDFQGGDSTKAEPSTANTTTTPATGTNSNKTNNAGALDDLLDFGEPSKNTTPAVANGGSNGNKSNNDNDAFADLFSFSKSLI; encoded by the coding sequence ATGGACAACTTAtcgaaaaaaattcaaaatctAGGTATTCACGATTTCCGTAATGCCGCTAGATTTGCTCAAAATATGATTGTTCAATATGAACCATATCAAGTCGATGTTAGACGTGCAACAAATACCGATTCATGGGGTCCAACACCAAAACACTTGGAGAAGGTTTTAAGAAATAGGTATCAAGTTCCCATGTACTTGATAACAGAATACACTTTGAAACGTCTCATTGACCACATAGCGACCAGACCTAAAAATTTTTATGAAAAGgcaagaaaagaatatgTTAATTATGGATCAGAATGGAGAGTTGTACTCAAGTGTTTGACCGTTGTTGAATATTTACTGTTGAATGTTAGTGATGGTGACGAATTAAATCAAGTACGCTCCTGTTTAACAACTCATAAGCATATTCTCAGTAGGGAAGTGTTGGAATATCGCGTAAAGTTCTCAAACGATGGTAAGATGGAAGTCCATGAACGTGGTATCAAAAAGAAGTGTGAGTTTATCATACAAATGCTAGAGGAttctcaatttttgaaaagggaAAGACAAAAGCATGTCAAAAATCACCTTAAGATTcgacaacaacaagagcAAGCTTTCTACAATGCAAACGCCATTTCCGCATCGTCAACGGCGGGTGATTTGGATTACGTGGATGACGAAGGATtttctgatgaagatgccgACGATGCAGCAGATGCCGAAGTTTCAGCTTCACATGCAGGTCGTAGGCGCACTAATATGGAAGAACAGCGTAGACAACGTAGGGAAATTTTGAGGGAAAGGATTAAGAACAGTGAAGAACAACGCAAGAAGCAACAGCAACCTCAACCCGGTGTTCCTGATTTGATCGATTTCGATTTCGATCAACCATCACCTAGTCAGCCAGCATCTTCGTCAGCTTCTTCAACGACACATGGTAATGGTACTACAAGTACAAATAGTAATgatgacgacgatgatgacTTCGGTGATTTCCAAGGTGGTGACAGCACTAAGGCAGAACCTTCAACTGCCAATACAACTACGACCCCTGCAACTGGTACGAATAGCAACAAGACAAACAATGCGGGTGCTCTAGACGATTTACTGGACTTTGGAGAACCTTCAAAGAACACGACTCCAGCTGTGGCTAACGGCGGTAGTAACGGTAATAAGAGCAATAATGACAATGATGCCTTTGCCGatttgttttctttttctaaatcaCTAATATga
- a CDS encoding uncharacterized protein (weakly similar to uniprot|Q12192 Saccharomyces cerevisiae YOR279C RFM1 DNA-binding protein required for repression of middle sporulation genes specificity factor that directs the Hst1p histone deacetylase to some of the promoters regulated by Sum1p), producing MQWAMPNENSKPSVNCAKLNGSPMNEIQKSMSMTSFVPQNDNGETDNCNDNLVDEEPDESTQEYLKDNDRDNQQRENDTTWTKLMELNQRRLNINQKFRNECSCIKPLEFESYYEFFILATFQKGISASGHVDINSLRTNHGKIRRRAKRGIETFTREPIESSGSSSESSESEELIYNEPSKKRRHNNSEIIDGNSPNEKQLLISQLDEINGNICAASIMPKSELDGNIRRSTRLSTRSTTEAPDTNSATNGATDSQGNVTEIRELYESVIPKVRNPYRRSDWILPPRLRFTPDKRMRTNVIYEKVKLNELVSIDKIQRVLSKFEGGITGIRKKTWNI from the coding sequence ATGCAATGGGCAATGCCAAATGAAAACTCGAAGCCCTCTGTGAATTGTGCTAAATTGAATGGTAGTCCCATGAACGAAATACAGAAATCAATGTCAATGACATCTTTTGTCCCTCAAAATGATAATGGAGAAACAGACAATTGCAACGACAATTTGGTAGATGAGGAGCCTGATGAGTCTACacaagaatatttgaaggATAACGATAGGGATAATCAACAGCGGGAAAATGATACAACTTGGACAAAATTAATGGAGTTAAATCAAAGGAGGTTAAATATTAATCAAAAATTCAGAAACGAGTGCTCATGTATAAAGCCACTAGAATTTGAATCGTATTACGAATTTTTCATACTCGccacttttcaaaaaggcATATCAGCAAGTGGACATGTAGACATTAATTCTTTGAGAACGAATCATGGTAAAATTCGTAGAAGAGCTAAAAGAGGTATTGAAACATTTACCAGAGAACCAATTGAATCATCAGGATCATCATCCGAATCATCCGAATCAGAAGAACTGATTTATAACGAGCCTTCAAAGAAACGTCGACATAATAATTCAGAAATTATCGATGGAAATTCACCAAACGAAAAACAACTTTTAATATCACAACTGGATGAGATTAACGGTAATATTTGCGCTGCAAGCATCATGCCAAAGTCGGAATTAGATGGAAATATCAGGAGATCTACCAGATTATCAACTAGAAGCACCACAGAAGCGCCCGATACCAACAGCGCTACCAACGGCGCTACAGATTCACAGGGAAACGTAACAGAAATTAGAGAACTTTACGAGTCTGTGATCCCCAAAGTCAGAAATCCATACAGAAGATCAGATTGGATCTTACCGCCTCGATTGAGGTTCACGCCAGACAAAAGAATGAGAACAAATGTTATTTACGAAAAAGTTAAACTCAATGAATTGGTATCAATTGATAAGATACAAAGAGTGCTTTCTAAATTCGAAGGTGGTATAACAGGCATCAGGAAAAAGACATGGAATATTTAA
- the CPR1 gene encoding peptidylprolyl isomerase CPR1 (highly similar to uniprot|P14832 Saccharomyces cerevisiae YDR155C CPR1 Cytoplasmic peptidyl-prolyl cis-trans isomerase (cyclophilin) catalyzes the cis-trans isomerization of peptide bonds N-terminal to proline residues binds the drug cyclosporin A) codes for MSQVYFDVEADGQPLGRIVFKLYNDVVPKTSENFRALCTGEKGFGYAGSGFHRVIPEFMLQGGDFTAGNGTGGKSIYGGKFPDENFAKKHTKPGLLSMANAGPNTNGSQFFITTVPCPWLDGRHVVFGEVVQGLDVVKRVEGLGSPSGATRARIVVAKSGEL; via the coding sequence ATGTCCCAAGTTTACTTCGACGTTGAAGCTGACGGCCAACCATTGGGCCGTATCGTTTTCAAATTGTATAACGATGTTGTCCCAAAGACTTCTGAAAACTTCAGAGCTCTTTGTACTGGTGAAAAGGGTTTCGGTTACGCCGGCTCTGGATTCCACAGAGTGATTCCAGAATTCATGCTACAAGGTGGTGATTTCACCGCTGGTAACGGTACCGGTGGTAAGTCCATCTACGGTGGTAAGTTCCCAGATGAGAACTTTGCTAAGAAGCACACCAAGCCAGGTCTATTGTCCATGGCCAACGCTGGTCCAAACACCAACGGttctcaatttttcatcaccaccgTTCCATGCCCATGGTTGGACGGCAGACACGTCGTCTTCGGTGAGGTTGTTCAAGGTTTGGATGTTGTCAAGAGAGTTGAAGGTTTGGGTTCTCCATCCGGTGCTACCAGAGCTAGAATCGTCGTCGCCAAATCTGGTGAATTGTag
- the HOM2 gene encoding aspartate-semialdehyde dehydrogenase (highly similar to uniprot|P13663 Saccharomyces cerevisiae YDR158W HOM2 Aspartic beta semi-aldehyde dehydrogenase catalyzes the second step in the common pathway for methionine and threonine biosynthesis expression regulated by Gcn4p and the general control of amino acid synthesis) translates to MVKKIAGVLGATGSVGQRFILLLADHPDFELKVLGASERSAGKKYVDAVNWKQTDLLPESAKNLAVTECKASEFKDCDIVFSGLDSDFAGEIEKEFMEAGLAVISNAKNYRREPGVPLVVPIVNPEHLEVVSHKVESAKAEGKQRPGFIICISNCSTAGLVAPLKPLVEQFGPIEALTTSTLQAISGAGFSPGVPGIDILDNIVPYISGEEDKMEWETKKILGHLASDKSHVELLSPEEIKVSAQCNRVPVSDGHTECISLKFKNRPAPSVDAVKKCLSEYVCDAFKLGCHSAPKQTIHVLDQPDRPQPRLDRNRDAGYGVSVGRIREDPLLDFKMVVLSHNTVIGAAGSGILIAEILLARNLI, encoded by the coding sequence ATGGTTAAGAAAATCGCTGGTGTCTTAGGTGCTACTGGTTCTGTTGGTCAGAGATTCATTTTATTGTTGGCAGATCACCCAGACTTTGAATTAAAGGTCCTTGGTGCAAGTGAAAGATCTGCTGGTAAGAAATACGTTGACGCTGTCAACTGGAAGCAGACTGATCTTCTACCTGAATCTGCAAAGAATTTAGCTGTTACTGAATGTAAGGCAAGCGAATTCAAAGACTGTGACATTGTTTTCTCAGGTTTAGATTCTGACTTTGCTGGtgagattgaaaaagagTTTATGGAAGCTGGTCTGGCCGTTATTTCCAATGCTAAAAATTACAGAAGAGAACCTGGTGTTCCATTGGTGGTCCCAATTGTCAACCCAGAACATTTAGAAGTTGTTTCTCATAAGGTTGAATCCGCCAAGGCTGAAGGTAAGCAAAGACCAGGTTTCATTATCTGTATCTCTAACTGTTCCACTGCAGGTCTTGTGGCTCCATTGAAACCATTAGTGGAACAATTTGGTCCAATTGAAGCATTGACCACCTCTACTCTACAAGCAATCTCTGGTGCTGGTTTCTCTCCAGGTGTTCCAGGTATTGATATTCTAGATAACATCGTTCCATACATCAGcggtgaagaagataaaatGGAATGGGAAACCAAAAAGATTTTGGGTCATTTGGCTTCTGACAAGTCTCACGTGGAATTGTTGTCacctgaagaaattaaagttTCTGCTCAATGTAACAGAGTGCCTGTTTCCGATGGTCACACTGAATGTATCTCGctaaaattcaaaaacagACCAGCTCCATCTGTGGATGCCGTCAAGAAATGTTTGAGTGAATACGTTTGTGATGCCTTTAAATTGGGTTGCCACTCCGCTCCAAAGCAAACTATCCACGTCTTGGACCAACCTGATAGACCTCAACCAAGATTAGATAGAAACAGAGACGCTGGTTACGGTGTGTCTGTTGGTAGAATTAGAGAAGATCCTCTTCTTGATTTTAAGATGGTGGTCTTGTCTCACAACACCGTTATCGGTGCTGCAGGTTCCGGTATCTTGATTGCCGAAATTCTACTGGCAAGAAACTTGATCTAA